A DNA window from Gemmatimonadaceae bacterium contains the following coding sequences:
- a CDS encoding prepilin-type N-terminal cleavage/methylation domain-containing protein produces the protein MSRSRASGFTLIELLIVVVIIGILASIAIPKFSSTKGKAYTAMMRSDLRNLATAEESYYYTNDVYSTNLTAINFQPSPGTTVTIGEASPSGWSATASHPGASSSSCAIFIGTATPPSPATVESVVACN, from the coding sequence ATGTCTCGCTCCCGCGCGTCAGGCTTCACTCTAATCGAGCTGCTTATCGTGGTCGTGATCATTGGCATTCTTGCCTCGATCGCGATTCCGAAGTTCTCGTCGACGAAGGGCAAGGCGTATACGGCAATGATGAGGTCCGACCTTCGCAATCTCGCGACGGCGGAAGAGTCGTACTACTACACAAACGACGTCTACTCGACCAACCTTACCGCAATCAATTTTCAACCGTCCCCCGGCACGACGGTCACGATTGGCGAAGCTTCGCCGTCAGGGTGGTCGGCCACTGCAAGTCACCCGGGCGCGTCGTCGTCGTCTTGCGCCATCTTCATCGGCACTGCGACACCGCCTTCGCCAGCCACCGTGGAGTCCGTCGTCGCCTGCAACTAG
- a CDS encoding prepilin-type N-terminal cleavage/methylation domain-containing protein encodes MASTSVVHPIVGRQRRAHGGFSLIELLVVLLLIGILVGLAIPRYHAYKRRYYLTTMVADLRNLATTEEAYWNVSGAYSTDLRQIQYSSSPQVAINVVSADTLGWAAKASYAGDSAICAIYYGNVPVLPPATLKNVIGCTP; translated from the coding sequence ATGGCCTCGACTTCCGTGGTTCACCCGATCGTTGGGCGCCAACGACGTGCGCATGGCGGCTTTTCGTTGATCGAATTGCTCGTTGTGCTACTCCTGATCGGGATCCTGGTCGGTCTGGCCATCCCGCGCTACCATGCATACAAGAGACGCTACTATCTCACGACGATGGTCGCGGACCTCCGAAATCTCGCTACGACCGAGGAAGCGTACTGGAACGTCTCCGGCGCTTATAGCACCGATCTGCGCCAGATCCAGTACAGCAGCAGCCCGCAGGTGGCGATCAATGTGGTGTCTGCCGACACATTGGGGTGGGCGGCCAAGGCGAGCTACGCCGGCGATAGCGCCATCTGCGCGATTTACTACGGTAACGTGCCCGTATTGCCGCCCGCCACGCTCAAGAATGTGATTGGCTGCACCCCATGA
- the polA gene encoding DNA polymerase I, translating to MPNKSAGRLFLVDGYALIYRAFFALISRPLTTSRGENTSAAWGVVNFLQRLLATHKPAYLGWVHDSGLSFRHERYPAYKATREKLGEELQADFDRGMERIASLLDAYNVPVITLKGYEADDVIGTMARLGLEAGLEVVVVSGDKDFQQLVRPGVLLLNPGRGGAAAVEEQWVTTENASERLGVPADRVIDYLALVGDSSDNIPGVKGIGDKTAAELVATYGSLENILANATSITKKRPREALLTQAEAARLSKELVTIREDLPISLDLAAMHVSEPDHARLKELFVELEFHSLAKEHATAAARPVERARYATIDSVDDLETLYARVRSASYIAVDVEAVVEPGSPLSIDPLRSTLVGLSIALAPGEAYYLPFRHRPHRPAQQELLPDSAPASAADASAAAIRNLPPLDSDPMAPLRALLEDPGLRKTAHNAKYDSLVLRRAGVRLAGVDFDTMIASYVLDPGRRSHGLDVLALEFLDHKMTSYEDLCGKGRNFVPYDECAVNAARDYSCEDADMTLRLRAVFQPQLDAYALTNLMCEIELPLSAVLAEMEWQGVSIDRAWFASLKERFQRERERVEQEIYEAAGEPFNINSNPQLRQILFEKLELPILKRTPSGPSTDASVLQQLAEQGHLLPSLLMEYRELSKLEGTYLDALPALVHPTDGRIHTSFNQTVASTGRLSSSDPNLQNIPIRRELGRDIRRGFVPRPGWKFLAADYSQIELRLLAHLSNDAAFVNAFRAGGDIHRQTASIIFGVPIEDVTSDMRARAKTINFATIYGQGANALSRQLRIDVVEARRFISEYFERFHGIRVYLDSMVAFARENGYVQTLFGRRRYITELRDRNFSIRQFGERTATNSPIQGSAADLIKIAMIRIDHALRARGARSAMILQVHDELVFEAPTDEVESLCALVSHEMEHAAELSVPLVVDIGVGDNWLNTKA from the coding sequence ATGCCGAACAAATCAGCAGGCCGCCTCTTCCTCGTGGATGGCTACGCCCTCATCTATCGCGCGTTCTTCGCTCTGATCTCTCGCCCCCTCACGACCAGCCGCGGTGAAAACACCTCGGCTGCCTGGGGCGTGGTGAACTTCCTTCAGCGACTGCTCGCCACGCACAAGCCCGCCTATCTCGGGTGGGTGCACGACTCCGGTCTCTCGTTCCGCCACGAACGCTATCCGGCCTACAAGGCAACCCGCGAAAAACTCGGCGAAGAACTCCAAGCGGATTTCGATCGCGGCATGGAACGCATCGCAAGCTTGCTCGATGCGTACAACGTCCCCGTCATCACGCTCAAAGGCTACGAGGCCGATGACGTCATCGGCACGATGGCGCGACTGGGTCTCGAAGCCGGTCTTGAGGTCGTTGTCGTCTCGGGCGACAAAGACTTCCAGCAGCTCGTCCGCCCCGGCGTCCTGCTGCTCAATCCAGGTCGAGGCGGCGCCGCTGCCGTCGAAGAACAATGGGTGACAACCGAGAATGCATCCGAGCGACTCGGTGTCCCCGCCGATCGCGTCATTGACTATCTCGCCCTCGTCGGCGACTCGTCGGACAACATACCCGGCGTCAAAGGCATCGGCGACAAGACCGCAGCCGAGCTCGTGGCGACGTACGGATCGCTCGAGAACATCCTGGCGAACGCCACCTCGATCACCAAGAAGCGTCCGCGCGAAGCGCTGCTCACACAAGCCGAAGCCGCGCGCCTGTCCAAGGAATTAGTAACAATTCGTGAGGATTTGCCGATCTCGCTGGACCTCGCGGCGATGCACGTCTCCGAGCCGGATCATGCGCGCCTGAAAGAGCTCTTCGTCGAGCTGGAATTCCACTCGCTCGCCAAGGAGCATGCGACGGCCGCCGCGCGCCCCGTCGAACGGGCACGGTACGCCACGATCGACAGCGTCGACGACCTCGAGACGCTGTACGCGCGGGTGCGGTCCGCCTCCTACATCGCGGTCGACGTGGAAGCCGTGGTCGAACCCGGGAGCCCACTGTCCATCGACCCGCTCCGATCCACGTTAGTCGGACTGTCGATCGCGCTCGCGCCCGGCGAGGCGTATTACCTGCCGTTCCGTCACCGGCCGCATCGTCCGGCGCAGCAGGAGCTATTGCCCGACAGCGCGCCGGCGAGCGCCGCCGATGCATCTGCGGCAGCGATTCGCAACCTGCCGCCGCTCGACTCCGACCCGATGGCTCCGCTGCGCGCTCTGCTCGAGGATCCGGGCCTCCGTAAGACGGCGCACAACGCCAAGTACGACTCGCTCGTGCTCCGGCGCGCTGGCGTTAGGTTAGCCGGCGTCGACTTTGACACGATGATCGCCAGCTACGTGCTCGATCCCGGGCGGCGCTCGCACGGCTTGGATGTGCTCGCCCTCGAGTTCCTCGACCACAAGATGACGTCGTACGAAGACCTGTGCGGAAAGGGCCGGAACTTCGTCCCATACGACGAGTGTGCCGTCAATGCCGCGCGCGACTACTCGTGCGAAGATGCGGACATGACGCTGCGCCTTCGCGCGGTCTTCCAACCCCAGCTCGACGCATACGCGCTGACGAACCTCATGTGCGAGATCGAGCTTCCGCTCTCTGCGGTGCTCGCGGAAATGGAGTGGCAGGGGGTCTCGATCGATCGCGCGTGGTTCGCGTCGCTCAAGGAGCGCTTCCAGCGCGAGCGCGAGCGAGTGGAGCAGGAGATCTACGAAGCGGCAGGCGAGCCGTTCAACATCAATTCCAATCCGCAGCTGCGACAGATCCTCTTCGAGAAGTTGGAGCTCCCTATTCTCAAACGGACGCCGAGTGGTCCGTCGACGGATGCGTCGGTGCTGCAGCAGTTGGCGGAGCAGGGACACCTGCTACCCTCGCTCCTCATGGAATACCGAGAGCTCTCCAAGCTCGAGGGTACATATCTCGATGCGCTGCCGGCACTGGTGCACCCGACAGATGGTCGGATCCACACATCCTTCAATCAGACGGTAGCCAGCACCGGGAGACTTTCATCGAGCGATCCGAATCTGCAGAACATTCCGATTCGACGTGAGCTCGGGCGAGACATTCGACGCGGTTTCGTGCCACGGCCGGGTTGGAAATTTCTCGCCGCTGATTACTCACAGATCGAGCTGCGGCTGCTGGCGCACCTGTCCAACGATGCGGCATTCGTCAACGCGTTCCGCGCCGGCGGCGACATTCATCGCCAAACAGCGTCGATCATTTTCGGCGTGCCGATCGAGGATGTGACGTCGGACATGCGCGCGCGCGCCAAGACAATCAACTTCGCCACGATATACGGTCAGGGCGCGAACGCGTTGTCACGGCAGCTACGCATCGACGTCGTCGAAGCGCGGCGATTCATCAGCGAGTACTTCGAGCGCTTCCACGGCATTCGCGTCTACCTCGATTCGATGGTCGCGTTCGCGCGCGAAAACGGGTACGTGCAGACGTTGTTCGGTCGACGCCGCTACATCACGGAATTGCGCGATCGCAACTTCAGCATACGGCAGTTCGGCGAGCGCACCGCCACCAATTCTCCGATTCAAGGCTCCGCCGCGGATCTCATCAAGATCGCGATGATCCGGATCGATCACGCGCTGCGTGCTCGAGGAGCGCGCTCCGCCATGATCCTCCAGGTGCACGATGAGCTGGTGTTCGAAGCACCGACCGACGAGGTCGAATCGCTGTGCGCGCTCGTTAGTCACGAGATGGAGCATGCAGCAGAGCTTTCCGTTCCGCTCGTCGTCGACATCGGCGTTGGAGACAACTGGCTGAATACGAAGGCGTGA
- a CDS encoding cold-shock protein, translated as MARGKVKWFNDAKGYGFIEQESGEDVFVHFSAIAMDGFKTLTEGQEVEFEIKTGDKGLHAANVQRVS; from the coding sequence ATGGCCAGAGGGAAAGTGAAGTGGTTCAATGACGCGAAGGGGTACGGCTTCATTGAACAGGAAAGCGGTGAAGACGTCTTCGTGCACTTCTCGGCAATCGCCATGGACGGCTTCAAGACGCTAACTGAAGGACAAGAGGTCGAGTTCGAGATCAAGACCGGCGACAAAGGTCTGCACGCCGCCAACGTTCAGCGAGTCAGCTAG
- a CDS encoding serine/threonine-protein kinase, with protein MLHEAVFCPTAVDLRRGSCLLRYWSPVSFAGVSRENLSGTTIAGYTLHDMVGEGGTAVVYRADHPQHGTVAVKVLREKLRNDKTAVARFLREATYGTKVNHPNVVRTIEIGEARPGLHFLATEWAPGELLEKYAKRHAPLPPAEVAGIVQQIAEAVHAAHSAGIIHRDLKPDNLMYDAPTKRAKLLDFGIAAQTDLAPDERLTRAGFFVGTLMYVAPEALSGQLVTAAADQYSLATIAYYLLSGALPYTAKSQREMFTQLLSQPPIPLLASRKGLEVSPAVDAVVMKGLARNPTDRYPDTLSFANALREAVEAPPARKDGLLRRVRSLLRRDDPEAPPA; from the coding sequence ATGTTGCACGAGGCAGTGTTCTGTCCTACAGCTGTCGATCTTCGACGCGGATCGTGCTTGCTGCGTTATTGGAGTCCAGTTAGCTTCGCCGGCGTGAGTCGCGAGAACCTCTCAGGTACGACAATCGCAGGATACACGCTCCACGATATGGTCGGCGAAGGAGGAACGGCGGTTGTGTACCGCGCCGATCATCCGCAGCACGGCACAGTCGCGGTCAAGGTGTTGCGCGAGAAACTGCGGAACGACAAGACGGCCGTCGCGCGGTTTTTGCGCGAAGCGACCTACGGTACCAAGGTCAACCATCCAAACGTCGTCCGGACCATCGAGATAGGCGAGGCTCGGCCCGGGCTGCACTTCCTGGCCACCGAGTGGGCGCCGGGCGAGTTGCTTGAGAAGTATGCGAAGCGGCATGCGCCGCTTCCTCCGGCCGAGGTGGCGGGCATCGTCCAGCAGATCGCAGAGGCGGTACACGCCGCGCATTCGGCCGGGATCATTCATCGCGATCTCAAGCCAGACAACTTGATGTACGATGCGCCGACGAAGCGGGCCAAGCTGCTGGATTTCGGCATCGCCGCGCAGACGGATCTCGCTCCCGACGAGCGCCTAACGCGCGCCGGATTTTTCGTCGGAACGCTCATGTACGTGGCGCCGGAGGCACTGTCCGGCCAGTTGGTCACGGCGGCCGCGGATCAGTACAGCCTGGCGACGATCGCCTACTACCTGTTGTCCGGAGCGTTGCCCTACACGGCGAAGTCGCAGCGGGAGATGTTCACGCAGCTGCTTTCGCAGCCGCCGATTCCGCTGCTCGCGTCGCGCAAGGGGCTCGAGGTTTCGCCGGCGGTCGACGCGGTGGTCATGAAAGGACTGGCGCGGAATCCGACGGATCGGTATCCGGACACGCTGTCGTTCGCGAACGCGCTGCGCGAAGCGGTCGAGGCGCCGCCGGCGCGGAAGGACGGATTGCTTCGCCGGGTGCGGTCGCTTCTGCGCCGAGACGATCCCGAGGCGCCGCCGGCCTAG
- a CDS encoding HAMP domain-containing sensor histidine kinase, with protein MYLSTRAVRLRASSIALSLALIFALAGLYAVDRSLSTSNRAQVQVEAAESAALVGGFLAVHTEALQSIRGLYLDTTRVVRGEQFESLVSSMTQYANSFRRIWITDTAGRVREQHLFGRPSPPLAQGLDIDTISALGLGRLAAAARATHRGQVSKAGPMVTGERAVLMLQPIYVGTSFRGFAGGSVTTDAILASVSQARPRVRGQLVILANTDTIGATPRLLARSASVDTASSTLPVPGGGEWRVVVMRRSGYANVRPLVWGIGLATLGALIVMLLHERRQGIRLSERSAELERLSAELLRANRSKSEFLANVSHELRTPLNAIVGFVELLRDGVYGELAQRQISPVERIAASAGHLRLLVDQILDLAKMAAGRLEVHRESIDLRAFVLTVASEVEPLIAERGLDFQIAVSATLPRVRTDPMHLRQILMNLLSNATKFTPSGAITIRARHLEPPPPPPSVSHGAVTRPLIYVASQLTAAVPPAAPPAPFGPPPAIEGSRPPGGWIALDVSDSGIGIAPNERERIFGEFEQVNAGPRGDSIHRGTGLGLAISRRLARLLGGDISIESELGHGSTFTVWIPVEQEPARGVPPGDAPADAGTPARTTSAG; from the coding sequence ATGTACCTGTCGACTCGAGCCGTTCGTCTTCGCGCGTCGTCGATCGCGTTGTCACTCGCGCTCATCTTTGCGCTTGCTGGCTTGTACGCGGTCGATCGCTCGCTGTCGACCTCGAATCGCGCACAGGTTCAAGTCGAAGCCGCCGAATCGGCAGCGCTCGTCGGCGGATTTCTCGCCGTGCACACGGAAGCGCTGCAATCGATTCGCGGGCTCTATCTCGATACGACGCGCGTCGTCCGGGGCGAGCAGTTCGAATCGCTCGTGAGTTCCATGACGCAGTACGCAAATTCGTTTCGTCGAATCTGGATCACGGACACCGCGGGTCGAGTCCGCGAGCAGCATCTCTTCGGCCGGCCGTCGCCGCCGCTCGCCCAAGGCCTGGACATTGACACCATCTCGGCCCTCGGCCTCGGTCGTCTCGCCGCCGCCGCCCGCGCGACGCACAGAGGCCAGGTGTCGAAAGCAGGACCCATGGTCACGGGCGAGCGGGCCGTGTTGATGCTCCAGCCGATCTACGTCGGCACCAGCTTTCGCGGATTCGCCGGCGGCAGCGTCACGACTGACGCAATCCTCGCGAGCGTATCGCAAGCGCGTCCGCGCGTCCGCGGTCAGCTCGTTATTCTCGCGAACACCGACACCATCGGCGCGACGCCGCGCCTGCTTGCACGCTCAGCCAGCGTGGACACCGCATCGTCGACGTTGCCGGTGCCGGGCGGTGGCGAGTGGCGGGTCGTCGTGATGCGTCGATCCGGCTACGCCAACGTTCGTCCGCTCGTCTGGGGCATCGGTCTGGCGACGCTCGGCGCGCTCATCGTCATGTTGCTGCACGAGCGCCGACAGGGCATTCGACTCTCCGAGCGGTCCGCGGAGCTCGAACGCTTGTCCGCGGAATTGTTGCGCGCAAACAGATCCAAGAGCGAGTTTCTCGCGAATGTCTCACACGAGCTGCGGACGCCGCTCAACGCCATCGTCGGATTCGTCGAACTGCTGCGAGACGGGGTCTACGGCGAGCTCGCCCAACGTCAGATCTCGCCGGTCGAGCGCATCGCCGCGTCTGCCGGCCACCTCCGGCTGCTCGTGGATCAAATCCTCGATCTGGCCAAGATGGCGGCCGGCCGCCTCGAGGTGCATCGGGAATCGATCGACCTCCGCGCCTTCGTCCTGACGGTTGCTAGTGAGGTCGAGCCCCTCATCGCCGAGCGCGGACTGGATTTCCAGATTGCCGTGAGTGCCACGCTCCCGCGCGTGCGCACCGACCCCATGCATCTGCGGCAGATCCTCATGAACTTGCTGAGCAACGCGACCAAGTTCACGCCGTCGGGCGCCATCACGATCCGCGCCCGCCATCTGGAGCCGCCGCCCCCTCCGCCTAGCGTTAGTCACGGGGCGGTCACCCGGCCGCTCATCTACGTCGCTTCGCAGCTCACCGCCGCGGTGCCGCCCGCGGCGCCACCGGCGCCGTTCGGTCCGCCGCCGGCCATCGAGGGCTCGCGCCCACCTGGCGGATGGATCGCACTCGACGTCTCCGACTCCGGTATCGGCATCGCGCCTAACGAACGCGAGCGCATTTTCGGCGAATTCGAGCAGGTGAACGCGGGGCCCCGAGGGGATTCGATCCATCGCGGCACCGGACTGGGCCTTGCCATCTCGCGCCGTCTCGCCCGTTTGTTAGGCGGAGACATCTCGATCGAGAGCGAGTTGGGCCATGGCTCGACGTTCACCGTCTGGATCCCGGTCGAGCAGGAGCCCGCGCGCGGCGTGCCGCCGGGAGACGCGCCGGCCGACGCCGGAACCCCCGCGCGCACCACGTCGGCCGGCTAG
- the pyrE gene encoding orotate phosphoribosyltransferase, producing the protein MTDQERLVALLATRSARRGQFVLASGRSSTLYIDARLTTMSPEGLVLIGSLGLALLDDRGWDVDSIGGLTLGADPISYAISYASACSAHPRRAFSVRKEAKAHGTGKLIEGPFASGDRVAVIEDVITTGSSALRAIDAVQAAGGTVVGVLALVDREEGGRETIEARGVPVAPLVRAHDIVARLGPVSP; encoded by the coding sequence ATGACCGACCAAGAACGACTGGTTGCTCTGCTCGCGACACGATCGGCGAGACGTGGGCAGTTCGTTCTTGCTTCGGGCCGCTCGTCAACACTGTATATCGACGCCCGGCTGACGACAATGAGCCCGGAGGGTTTGGTGCTCATCGGGTCGCTTGGGCTTGCCTTGCTCGACGACCGCGGTTGGGATGTCGACAGCATCGGTGGCTTGACGCTTGGCGCTGATCCGATTTCATACGCGATCAGCTATGCAAGCGCGTGCTCCGCGCATCCTCGACGCGCTTTCTCTGTGCGCAAGGAAGCCAAAGCGCATGGCACCGGGAAGCTCATCGAGGGGCCGTTTGCATCGGGGGATCGCGTTGCCGTCATCGAGGACGTGATCACGACCGGTAGCTCTGCGCTGCGCGCAATCGATGCGGTGCAGGCCGCAGGAGGGACCGTGGTTGGCGTGTTGGCGTTGGTCGATCGTGAGGAAGGCGGACGCGAGACGATCGAAGCGCGCGGCGTGCCGGTTGCTCCACTCGTTCGTGCTCACGACATCGTAGCGCGACTGGGCCCCGTTTCGCCGTAG
- a CDS encoding helix-turn-helix domain-containing protein encodes MHPTAFTPTPLEPVTTVLLPVERTRVDAAGEGRYRALHRDSLDDVFEDLRDQRAGAVVLSVARCGEEELCAVARLVREFPRITAVALLSLEHRDTPRAVLGLGHSGVKSLVDVRQPEGWGQLRDLLSNQFFSDIDQLAIGQLSLDLIGVPDGCWRFFASLFDGATSTSSVRALATRLLVLPTTLMSRFFRAGLPSPKRYLAMARLVRAARAFENPGLSVASVSDRMDYSSPQSFGRHVRMLIGLTALEFRERYNGEGMLLRFRDELVRPHLATLRTFDPLASRALVPAGAQQERANSSDDYGETGPSRATMS; translated from the coding sequence GTGCATCCCACCGCCTTCACGCCGACGCCATTGGAACCCGTCACGACCGTCTTGCTCCCGGTCGAACGCACGCGAGTCGACGCTGCAGGCGAGGGCCGCTACCGAGCGCTACACCGCGATTCGCTCGATGACGTGTTCGAGGACCTTCGCGATCAGCGTGCCGGCGCCGTGGTGCTCTCCGTTGCCCGTTGCGGTGAAGAAGAATTGTGCGCCGTCGCTCGGCTCGTCCGCGAGTTCCCGCGCATCACCGCCGTCGCGCTCCTCTCCCTCGAGCATCGCGACACTCCGCGCGCCGTCCTCGGACTCGGTCACTCAGGAGTCAAGTCGTTGGTCGACGTTCGACAACCCGAAGGCTGGGGCCAACTGCGGGACTTGCTGTCTAACCAATTCTTCAGTGACATCGATCAACTCGCTATCGGTCAGCTCTCGCTCGATCTCATCGGTGTGCCCGACGGATGCTGGCGATTCTTTGCGTCGCTGTTCGATGGCGCTACGAGCACCTCGAGTGTCCGCGCGCTTGCGACGCGTCTACTCGTACTGCCCACCACCCTCATGAGCCGCTTCTTCCGCGCCGGCCTCCCATCACCAAAACGATACCTGGCCATGGCGCGCTTGGTGCGCGCCGCCCGAGCTTTCGAGAATCCCGGACTGTCCGTGGCGAGCGTGTCAGATCGGATGGACTACTCGTCGCCGCAGAGCTTCGGTCGACATGTGCGCATGCTCATCGGACTCACCGCACTCGAGTTCCGCGAGCGATACAACGGTGAAGGCATGCTGCTGCGGTTTCGCGATGAGCTCGTGCGACCGCATTTGGCGACGCTGAGAACGTTCGACCCGCTCGCCTCGCGCGCGCTCGTGCCCGCGGGCGCGCAGCAGGAACGAGCAAACTCGTCGGACGACTACGGCGAAACGGGGCCCAGTCGCGCTACGATGTCGTGA